From Pan troglodytes isolate AG18354 chromosome 9, NHGRI_mPanTro3-v2.0_pri, whole genome shotgun sequence, the proteins below share one genomic window:
- the MRGPRX1 gene encoding mas-related G-protein coupled receptor member X1, whose product MDPTISTLDTELTPVKGTEETLCYKQTLSLMGLTCIVSLVGLTGNAVVLWLLGFRMRRTAFSIYIVNLAAADFLFLSGRLIYSLLSFISIPQTISKILYPVMMFSYFAGLSFLSAVSTERCLSVLRPIWYRCHRPTHLSAVVCVLLWALSLLRSILEWMLCGFLFSGADSAWCQTSDFITVAWLIFLCVVLCGSSLVLLIRILCGSRKMPLTRLYVTILLTVLVFLLCGLPFGIQFFLFLWIHVDREVLFCHVHLVSIFLSALNSSANPIIYFFVGSFRQRQNRQNLKLVLQKALQDTPEVDEGGGQLPEEILELSGSRLEQ is encoded by the coding sequence ATGGATCCAACCATCTCAACCTTGGACACAGAACTGACACCAGTCAAAGGAACTGAGGAGACTCTTTGCTACAAGCAGACCTTGAGCCTCATGGGGCTGACGTGCATCGTTTCCCTTGTCGGGCTGACAGGAAACGCGGTTGTGCTCTGGCTCCTGGGCTTCCGCATGCGCAGGACCGCCTTCTCCATCTACATCGTCAACTTGGCCGCAGCAGACTTCCTCTTCCTCAGCGGCCGCCTTATATATTCCCTGTTAAGCTTCATCAGTATCCCCCAAACCATCTCTAAAATCCTCTATCCTGTGATGATGTTTTCTTACTTTGCAGGCCTGAGCTTTCTGAGTGCCGTGAGCACCGAGCGCTGCCTGTCCGTCCTGCGGCCCATCTGGTACCGCTGCCACCGCCCCACACACCTGTCAGCGGTGGTGTGTGTCCTGCTCTGGGCCCTGTCCCTGCTGCGGAGCATCCTGGAGTGGATGTTATGTGGCTTCCTGTTTAGTGGTGCTGATTCTGCTTGGTGTCAAACATCAGATTTCATCACAGTCgcgtggctgatttttttatgtgTGGTTCTCTGTGGGTCCAGCCTGGTCCTGCTGATCAGGATTCTCTGTGGATCCCGGAAGATGCCGCTGACCAGGCTGTACGTGACCATCCTGCTCACAGTACTGGTCTTCCTCCTCTGTGGCCTGCCCTTTGGCATtcagtttttcctatttttatggaTCCACGTGGACAGGGAAGTCTTATTTTGTCATGTTCATCTAGTTTCTATTTTCCTGTCCGCTCTTAACAGCAGTGCCAACCCCATCATTTACTTCTTCGTGGGCTCCTTTAGGCAGCGTCAAAATAGGCAGAACCTGAAGCTGGTTCTCCAGAAGGCTCTGCAGGACACGCCTGAGGTGGATGAAGGTGGAGGGCAGCTTCCTGAGGAAATCCTGGAGCTGTCGGGAAGCAGATTGGAGCAGTGA